The Sphingobacterium bambusae genome includes a window with the following:
- a CDS encoding DoxX family protein, with protein MKIVKFIFSLLFGLMFINAGLSKFFNYMPMPELTPEQMEIFAAMEKLKWITPLAGLVEIIGGLLFIFPRTRALGAIVILPVMVGIVVHNYTFEPSGLAIALPLLLINIWMIIDNRAKFQHLLDKN; from the coding sequence ATGAAAATTGTCAAATTTATCTTCAGCTTACTTTTCGGTTTGATGTTTATCAACGCCGGGCTCAGCAAGTTTTTCAACTATATGCCTATGCCCGAGCTTACGCCCGAGCAAATGGAAATATTCGCTGCTATGGAAAAACTAAAGTGGATTACACCTTTGGCGGGACTGGTAGAAATTATCGGCGGACTGTTGTTTATTTTCCCACGTACACGTGCGCTAGGTGCTATCGTCATCCTGCCGGTGATGGTGGGTATCGTGGTGCACAACTACACCTTCGAGCCGAGCGGCCTCGCCATCGCCCTTCCGCTATTACTGATAAACATATGGATGATTATCGATAACCGTGCAAAATTTCAGCACCTGCTCGACAAGAACTAG
- a CDS encoding GNAT family N-acetyltransferase, giving the protein MEDLVIEQVTAAVTWRLRQVVLYPAGTLADVMIDGDFEATHFGAYHDNKLIGVISLFAAGDGLQFRKFAVRADYQGKGVGTALLRRVFAYAKEWKIASIWCHARLSAVSYYERVGMRQVGIPFERNGLGYVRMAVAI; this is encoded by the coding sequence ATGGAAGATTTGGTTATTGAGCAGGTCACTGCTGCCGTCACCTGGCGTTTGCGCCAAGTGGTGCTGTATCCGGCTGGCACCCTTGCCGATGTGATGATTGATGGGGATTTTGAGGCAACTCATTTTGGTGCCTACCACGATAATAAGCTGATTGGTGTGATTTCGCTATTCGCTGCGGGCGACGGTTTGCAGTTTAGGAAGTTTGCTGTTCGGGCGGACTACCAAGGCAAAGGGGTGGGAACTGCGCTGTTGCGCAGGGTATTTGCGTATGCCAAGGAATGGAAAATCGCATCGATTTGGTGCCATGCGCGCCTATCGGCGGTATCTTATTACGAGCGCGTAGGTATGCGACAAGTGGGAATCCCCTTTGAACGAAATGGCTTGGGTTATGTGCGTATGGCAGTAGCGATTTAA
- a CDS encoding thioredoxin family protein: MKKLITGLFILFFACAWSAAEAQTAAVAKSQELAKPYHPEANAQADIDSLLQIAKKDGKTLIIQAGGNWCIWCLRFNNYIHSDAKISALLESDFLYYHLNYSKENKNEAVFKRYAPQGGSLGYPFFIVLNGQGEVLAVRDSGSLEAGESYDQSKVLAFFNSYKR; encoded by the coding sequence ATGAAAAAGCTTATTACAGGTCTGTTTATACTTTTCTTTGCCTGTGCATGGAGCGCGGCCGAGGCACAAACCGCGGCAGTAGCCAAGTCGCAGGAGTTGGCGAAGCCTTACCACCCAGAGGCTAATGCGCAAGCAGATATTGATAGCTTACTGCAGATTGCCAAGAAAGATGGCAAAACGTTGATCATTCAGGCTGGTGGTAATTGGTGCATTTGGTGCCTTCGTTTTAACAACTACATCCATAGCGATGCGAAGATCAGCGCCCTTTTGGAAAGCGACTTTTTGTATTACCACCTCAACTATTCTAAAGAGAATAAAAACGAAGCGGTATTTAAACGCTACGCGCCGCAAGGTGGCTCGTTGGGCTATCCATTCTTTATTGTGCTCAATGGGCAGGGCGAGGTGCTTGCCGTGCGCGATAGTGGTTCCTTGGAGGCCGGGGAAAGCTACGACCAGTCGAAGGTATTGGCCTTTTTTAATAGCTACAAGCGATAA
- the ggpS gene encoding glucosylglycerol-phosphate synthase, whose translation MMLLATDLDGTFLGGSMENRLRLYRLIKQHTNIQLVFVTGRGVESVIPLLNDPLIPRPNYIIADVGATVVNGLTLEPVAAIQTDIEARWPSTYAIREKVLEVASVTFQEVPQQRRCSFFYDAEANLDAIYKVAESFDCDVITSVDKYLDLLPRGVNKGSTLKALVEHLHVDADDVLVAGDTLNDLSLYRTGYKGVVVGQAEAGLIEQTANDALVYQATEAGAGGIMESFAHFPSFTKYAEEMRKRKMLQQKKGSNQLVVVYHRLPFEQELVNGKSIRVSPKSPNGIIPSLLGLFEKGRSGIWIGEEVQHKDRPEVPNELIDEDKYPNLVASTISLPKEDIDKFYRVFSKEAFWPTIFSFVDKAKFNHDDWEHYLKINRIFAERIAKEADQDALVWIHEYNLWMVPAYLKALRPDLRIGFFHHTSFPAADIFNIIPWRKEIIGSLLLCDFISFHIPRYVENFIDVLRSHTPFKVIKKINAAKQFLTYSCALGVDQMTKIIEIDGRQIRLGAQPVGVNMEKVESILKKSDIRKKIERALVKKSGQEMSTILSVERLDYVKGPLEKIQAFGEFLEEYPEYRGKVELVNICTPPSQGMKIYDDIRDEVNRAVGEINGRFATMDWVPIQYFYRALPFEEVVSLYASSDIAWITPLRDGLNLVAKEYVAAQGIIGGDGALVLSEFAGASVELPYAILTNPYDTKSMKESLLKALLMPEDERAARIKRLYDQVKYYDIHYWGKDFVKELEKARKN comes from the coding sequence ATGATGCTATTAGCGACAGATTTAGATGGAACATTTTTGGGTGGAAGTATGGAAAATCGGCTTCGTTTATATAGACTCATTAAGCAGCATACCAATATACAACTGGTGTTTGTGACCGGAAGAGGGGTAGAGTCGGTGATTCCCCTGTTGAACGATCCGCTTATCCCCCGTCCCAATTATATTATTGCCGATGTGGGCGCCACGGTGGTCAATGGGTTGACGCTGGAGCCGGTTGCCGCTATACAAACGGATATCGAAGCGCGCTGGCCATCCACCTATGCCATTCGCGAGAAAGTGCTGGAAGTGGCTTCGGTTACCTTTCAAGAGGTACCCCAGCAAAGACGTTGCTCTTTTTTTTATGATGCAGAGGCCAATTTGGATGCCATTTATAAGGTGGCGGAAAGCTTCGACTGTGATGTGATTACCTCGGTAGACAAGTACTTGGACCTGTTGCCACGGGGCGTCAACAAGGGCAGTACCTTAAAGGCCTTGGTGGAGCATTTGCATGTGGATGCCGATGATGTGCTGGTAGCAGGAGATACCTTAAATGACCTTTCGCTTTACCGCACGGGCTATAAAGGCGTGGTTGTGGGACAAGCAGAGGCCGGCCTGATCGAGCAGACGGCCAACGACGCATTGGTCTATCAGGCGACGGAAGCCGGTGCTGGCGGCATTATGGAGTCTTTCGCTCATTTTCCATCGTTCACAAAATATGCGGAGGAAATGCGCAAGCGCAAGATGCTACAACAAAAAAAAGGATCCAACCAATTGGTAGTAGTCTACCATCGATTGCCCTTCGAGCAGGAGCTGGTCAACGGCAAGTCGATTCGGGTGTCGCCAAAGAGTCCGAATGGTATTATTCCCTCGCTACTTGGTCTTTTCGAGAAGGGACGATCGGGTATATGGATTGGAGAGGAAGTGCAACATAAAGATCGTCCCGAGGTGCCTAACGAGTTGATCGATGAGGATAAGTATCCCAACTTGGTGGCCTCGACCATCAGTCTTCCCAAAGAAGATATCGACAAGTTTTACCGGGTATTTTCCAAGGAGGCTTTTTGGCCAACTATTTTTTCCTTTGTCGACAAGGCGAAATTCAACCATGACGATTGGGAGCATTACCTGAAGATCAACCGTATTTTTGCGGAGCGTATCGCCAAAGAGGCGGATCAGGATGCCTTGGTATGGATACACGAATACAACCTATGGATGGTACCGGCTTACCTAAAAGCCTTGCGCCCAGATTTGCGCATCGGTTTCTTTCACCATACTTCTTTTCCGGCAGCGGATATCTTTAATATTATTCCTTGGCGTAAAGAGATTATAGGCAGCTTGCTGCTCTGCGATTTTATCAGTTTCCATATTCCGCGCTATGTCGAAAACTTTATCGATGTGCTACGTAGCCACACACCGTTTAAGGTGATCAAGAAAATTAACGCGGCGAAGCAGTTTCTGACCTATAGCTGTGCCCTAGGGGTCGATCAGATGACAAAGATCATCGAGATTGATGGGCGGCAGATACGACTGGGGGCGCAGCCCGTGGGCGTGAATATGGAGAAAGTGGAGAGCATCTTGAAGAAGAGCGATATCCGCAAGAAGATAGAGCGTGCTTTGGTGAAAAAATCGGGGCAGGAAATGAGCACCATTCTCTCGGTAGAACGCTTGGATTATGTGAAAGGCCCGTTGGAAAAAATACAGGCGTTTGGCGAGTTTCTGGAAGAGTATCCAGAGTATCGCGGAAAAGTGGAACTGGTCAATATCTGTACGCCGCCTTCGCAGGGCATGAAGATCTACGACGATATACGGGATGAAGTGAACCGCGCGGTAGGCGAGATTAACGGCCGCTTTGCGACGATGGACTGGGTGCCTATACAGTATTTCTATCGTGCCTTGCCTTTTGAGGAGGTGGTAAGCCTGTATGCCAGTAGCGACATCGCTTGGATTACGCCCTTACGCGACGGACTTAACCTCGTAGCCAAGGAATATGTAGCGGCACAAGGTATTATCGGCGGCGATGGAGCTTTGGTGCTCTCCGAATTTGCCGGAGCTTCCGTGGAGCTGCCTTACGCTATCTTGACCAATCCTTATGATACCAAGAGTATGAAAGAGAGTCTGCTGAAGGCCTTGCTGATGCCGGAGGATGAACGCGCCGCACGCATTAAAAGGCTGTACGACCAAGTGAAATACTACGACATACATTACTGGGGAAAGGACTTTGTAAAAGAGCTAGAAAAGGCAAGAAAGAATTAA
- a CDS encoding NAD(P)H-dependent glycerol-3-phosphate dehydrogenase, translating to MTEISVIGGGSWATALVKILTENKVHVHWYLRRQVQVEAINDQGMNPDYLSFVKLDTQYLTASADLDHVLQQSPTILFVVPSAHFPALCSSIDPAIMQDKQVITSIKGTVGKDNVLPSAFVSNYFGIPASRQAVLAGPCHAEEIGMGKKTYMTICSANDAFLEQLKPCFRSRYLAINLHDDIAGIEYAAIYKNVVGLVCGMAKGLQYGDNFMAVLVANAIYELELLLKGLHVDDQRIACSSYLGDLLVTAYSPHSRNRSFGELIGRGYSVEQTQNAMSMVAEGYAATQGLYETAKNLGLNMPIINTAYRVLYNHMAVTSEFKLLERNMI from the coding sequence TTGACAGAAATAAGTGTGATAGGCGGCGGCAGCTGGGCCACTGCTTTAGTGAAAATTTTGACAGAAAATAAAGTGCATGTACACTGGTACTTACGGCGACAGGTACAGGTAGAGGCCATCAACGATCAGGGTATGAATCCCGATTATCTGAGCTTCGTAAAACTAGATACCCAATATCTAACGGCATCCGCAGATTTAGACCATGTTTTGCAACAATCCCCAACTATACTATTTGTTGTTCCCAGCGCCCATTTTCCAGCTCTTTGTTCATCGATTGATCCGGCTATAATGCAGGATAAGCAGGTTATTACTTCCATAAAAGGGACGGTAGGCAAGGACAATGTTTTGCCGTCGGCCTTTGTGTCGAATTATTTCGGTATTCCCGCCTCACGCCAAGCGGTGTTGGCTGGTCCATGTCATGCCGAAGAAATCGGTATGGGCAAGAAAACGTATATGACGATATGCTCCGCGAACGATGCATTTCTTGAGCAGTTGAAGCCCTGTTTCCGTAGCCGCTACCTCGCGATCAACCTACACGATGATATTGCCGGTATTGAGTATGCGGCCATCTATAAGAATGTGGTGGGACTGGTGTGCGGCATGGCCAAAGGTCTTCAGTATGGTGATAATTTCATGGCTGTTTTGGTGGCCAACGCTATTTATGAGCTAGAGCTTTTACTCAAAGGCCTGCACGTGGACGATCAGCGTATTGCCTGCTCCAGCTATTTGGGCGATCTATTGGTAACCGCTTACTCGCCACACAGCAGAAACCGAAGCTTCGGGGAGCTCATTGGGCGAGGCTACAGCGTAGAACAGACGCAGAATGCGATGTCTATGGTTGCCGAGGGCTATGCGGCCACGCAGGGACTTTATGAAACAGCGAAAAATTTAGGGCTTAATATGCCCATTATTAATACGGCTTATCGGGTTCTTTACAACCATATGGCCGTGACTTCAGAATTTAAATTACTAGAAAGGAATATGATATGA
- a CDS encoding cytochrome-c peroxidase, giving the protein MQKAPSPTSGKFVILGFFLLLILLLLGREFLVAQNPELPTQPPAHFPSYVDTTVGSVQGATLGRMLFNDPLLSRHQQISCASCHQQSSSYADASKQFSEGDLHRKTLRNAPALINLRWKQYFFADGRANSLAATIHNAVLDTNELNSNWPLIVERMAAHPVYTTKFQRLYADGQINEERIVQVLTQYLQTLNSWRSTYDEVMLGRQQFNAAEKLGWNLFQQECQSCHVPPLFHGAAPITRVESADQSTPTPWRSVPTLRNIRYTAPYYYDGSVQTLEELLQTHVLKTGHGQGQQRSGQDVAALKAFLHSLSDAAFINSNSY; this is encoded by the coding sequence ATGCAAAAAGCCCCATCTCCTACATCTGGAAAGTTCGTTATTTTGGGATTCTTCCTCTTGCTTATTTTGTTGCTTCTTGGCCGTGAGTTTCTGGTTGCACAAAACCCAGAACTACCAACACAGCCCCCTGCGCATTTTCCTAGTTATGTGGATACGACGGTAGGCAGCGTGCAAGGCGCCACACTGGGCAGGATGCTCTTTAACGATCCGCTACTATCCCGGCACCAACAAATTTCCTGCGCGTCCTGTCACCAGCAATCATCATCCTACGCCGACGCCAGCAAACAGTTTAGCGAGGGTGATCTGCACCGTAAGACCCTTAGAAATGCACCCGCACTGATCAACCTTCGCTGGAAGCAGTATTTCTTCGCCGACGGCCGGGCCAATAGTTTAGCCGCTACCATACATAATGCCGTGCTGGATACAAACGAACTGAACAGTAACTGGCCACTTATTGTAGAACGCATGGCAGCACATCCGGTGTATACGACCAAATTCCAAAGACTATATGCCGACGGGCAAATAAACGAGGAAAGGATTGTTCAGGTATTAACCCAATATCTTCAAACCCTGAACTCTTGGCGCAGCACCTATGACGAGGTGATGCTGGGAAGGCAACAGTTTAACGCGGCGGAAAAGCTAGGTTGGAACTTGTTTCAGCAGGAATGCCAATCTTGCCATGTGCCTCCACTGTTTCATGGCGCAGCACCAATCACCAGGGTGGAATCAGCGGATCAATCAACGCCTACTCCGTGGCGTAGCGTTCCTACGCTACGAAATATACGCTATACAGCGCCCTACTATTACGATGGATCGGTACAAACACTCGAAGAACTTCTGCAAACGCATGTCTTAAAAACGGGCCATGGGCAAGGCCAACAAAGAAGTGGGCAAGATGTTGCGGCACTTAAAGCTTTCTTACATAGTCTTTCCGATGCTGCTTTCATCAACAGCAACAGCTATTAA
- the thiS gene encoding sulfur carrier protein ThiS — translation MQIKINNQHHQLQEPFPASLQEALDLLVPDLKPKGIAVALNQQVIPRASWALTALPDQAELLIITATQGG, via the coding sequence ATGCAGATAAAAATCAACAATCAACATCATCAATTGCAGGAGCCGTTTCCCGCTTCGCTACAAGAAGCGCTAGACCTGCTCGTACCCGATCTAAAACCCAAGGGCATTGCCGTGGCCTTGAACCAACAGGTTATTCCACGCGCATCCTGGGCGCTTACCGCCCTCCCCGATCAAGCAGAATTATTGATAATCACCGCCACACAAGGCGGCTAA
- the thiC gene encoding phosphomethylpyrimidine synthase ThiC — MDQQTQQLSTAPFPKSRKVYVQGQQFPIRVAMREISLDKTRLSNGQLEENSPVTVYDTSGPYSDPSVEIDIRKGLPRIREQWILDRSDVDQLKAVSSTYGHERLHNKSLDHLRFDYQHSPKRAKSGHNVSQLYYAKQGIVTAEMEYVAIRENQRIQESSLAEDPLAVQHPGHSFGANTPKNYITAEFVRQEIAAGRAIIPNNINHPESEPMIIGRNFLVKINANIGNSAVTSSIEEEVEKAVWACRWGADTIMDLSTGKNIHETREWILRNSPVPIGTVPIYQALEKVNGIAENLTWEIFRDTLIEQAEQGVSYFTIHAGVLLRYIHLTAKRVTGIVSRGGSIMAKWCLFHHQENFLYTHFEEICAIMKQYDVAFSLGDGLRPGAIADANDAAQFAELETLGELTKIAWKHDVQVMIEGPGHVPMHLIKENMEKQLETCDEAPFYTLGPLTTDIAPGYDHITSAIGAAMIGWYGCAMLCYVTPKEHLGLPNKKDVKDGVITYKIAAHAADLAKGHPGAQYRDNALSKARFEFRWEDQFNLSLDPDTAREFHDETLPAEGAKIAHFCSMCGPKFCSMKITQEIRDSVAEGLQEKSAEFIQSGKEIYL, encoded by the coding sequence ATGGATCAGCAAACACAACAACTTTCCACGGCCCCTTTTCCCAAATCACGCAAAGTGTACGTACAGGGCCAGCAATTTCCCATTCGCGTCGCCATGCGCGAGATCAGTCTCGATAAAACACGATTGAGCAATGGGCAGCTGGAAGAGAACAGCCCCGTGACGGTGTATGACACCTCAGGACCATACAGTGACCCCAGTGTCGAAATCGATATCCGCAAGGGACTGCCGCGCATCCGCGAGCAGTGGATCCTTGATCGCAGCGATGTCGATCAACTCAAAGCCGTAAGCTCTACCTATGGCCACGAACGACTGCATAACAAAAGCCTTGATCACCTGCGTTTCGACTATCAGCATAGCCCCAAACGGGCAAAATCAGGACATAATGTTAGTCAGCTTTACTATGCCAAGCAAGGTATTGTTACTGCAGAAATGGAATATGTGGCGATACGCGAAAATCAACGTATCCAAGAGAGCAGCTTAGCCGAAGATCCGCTGGCGGTGCAGCATCCGGGCCATAGCTTCGGCGCCAACACGCCTAAAAATTATATTACCGCAGAATTTGTACGGCAAGAGATTGCCGCAGGGCGAGCCATCATTCCCAACAACATCAATCACCCGGAAAGCGAGCCCATGATTATCGGTCGCAATTTCCTAGTCAAGATCAATGCCAACATCGGCAATAGCGCCGTTACTTCGAGCATCGAGGAAGAAGTAGAAAAAGCCGTGTGGGCCTGCCGCTGGGGAGCCGATACCATTATGGATCTATCCACTGGAAAGAACATCCATGAAACGCGGGAATGGATACTGCGCAACTCGCCGGTTCCTATCGGCACAGTGCCCATCTACCAGGCGCTGGAAAAAGTCAACGGCATTGCCGAAAACCTTACTTGGGAAATCTTCCGCGATACCCTTATTGAGCAAGCCGAGCAGGGCGTCTCCTACTTCACGATCCATGCCGGCGTACTGCTGCGCTACATACACCTCACCGCCAAACGCGTGACAGGTATTGTGTCGCGCGGAGGATCCATCATGGCCAAATGGTGTCTTTTTCACCACCAAGAAAATTTCCTATACACCCATTTCGAAGAGATATGCGCGATCATGAAACAATATGACGTCGCCTTTTCTTTGGGCGACGGGCTGCGTCCCGGCGCAATAGCCGACGCCAACGATGCGGCACAGTTTGCCGAGCTGGAAACCTTGGGCGAGCTAACCAAGATCGCCTGGAAGCACGATGTGCAGGTGATGATCGAAGGCCCCGGACATGTGCCCATGCACCTCATCAAAGAAAATATGGAGAAGCAGCTGGAAACCTGCGATGAAGCTCCTTTCTACACGCTGGGTCCACTAACCACGGATATCGCCCCCGGCTACGACCACATCACCTCGGCCATTGGCGCTGCCATGATCGGCTGGTATGGCTGTGCCATGCTCTGCTATGTAACGCCAAAAGAGCATTTGGGACTTCCCAATAAGAAAGACGTGAAGGACGGCGTTATTACCTATAAAATAGCGGCCCATGCTGCCGATCTGGCCAAAGGCCATCCCGGCGCACAATACCGCGACAATGCCCTCAGTAAAGCACGATTCGAATTTCGATGGGAAGATCAATTCAACCTATCGTTGGATCCGGACACGGCACGCGAGTTTCACGATGAGACACTACCTGCAGAAGGCGCGAAAATTGCCCACTTCTGCTCCATGTGCGGACCAAAATTCTGCTCGATGAAAATTACCCAAGAGATCCGCGACAGCGTCGCGGAGGGATTGCAAGAAAAATCGGCTGAATTTATCCAAAGCGGCAAAGAAATATACCTGTAG
- a CDS encoding thiamine phosphate synthase — translation MHIITLGNTTKEEIALLKKLIAWPGVYVHVRKPDLSEAQYAQYLTAFSIDERQSLVAHQYPTLSMDHGLPRLHLSATRRNSLSAQELRLYASSSTHSWGEFNELPSSFEMAFISPVFPSISKKGYGIEQQVSPSGRQNRISKAIALGGLNAARIAHMRQHDFDDFALCGALWEAADPLLEAKLCYQQWTNNHLTF, via the coding sequence ATGCACATCATCACGCTGGGAAATACCACAAAGGAAGAAATAGCCCTGTTGAAAAAGTTGATCGCTTGGCCGGGTGTGTATGTGCATGTCCGCAAGCCCGATCTAAGCGAAGCACAGTATGCACAGTATCTAACTGCTTTTTCAATAGACGAACGGCAATCACTCGTTGCCCATCAATACCCCACACTGTCTATGGACCATGGGCTGCCGCGCCTGCATCTTTCTGCTACACGCAGAAACAGCCTATCGGCGCAGGAGCTACGTTTGTATGCAAGCAGCTCGACGCATAGTTGGGGGGAATTCAATGAGCTTCCCTCCTCCTTTGAAATGGCCTTCATCAGCCCGGTATTTCCCAGTATCTCCAAAAAGGGATATGGGATCGAACAGCAGGTATCTCCTTCGGGACGACAAAACCGGATAAGCAAAGCCATTGCCCTCGGCGGACTAAATGCAGCGCGAATAGCCCATATGAGGCAACATGATTTTGACGACTTTGCGCTCTGTGGCGCCCTTTGGGAAGCTGCAGATCCGCTTCTGGAAGCCAAGCTATGCTATCAGCAATGGACAAACAATCACCTTACTTTTTAA
- the thiE gene encoding thiamine phosphate synthase — translation MILTTLRSVAPFGKLQIRFWKPSYAISNGQTITLLFNMHYSRLQYISSGKTTEEQQQHIVSALDQGVSWIQIRMKNADEDSLRRLIHNIVALKQTYTFTLIVNDYAHLALEVGVDGLHLGLTDMPLAEARALLGPQKIIGGTANSASDVQQRIQEGCDYIGLGPLRHTDSKEKLSPILGLEGYRSIMTHVDASSLPPVFAIGGIKDSDIKALRQLGLYGVALSKHMQDHFENKQHVKQLNTLLYEHEIDHRG, via the coding sequence ATGATTTTGACGACTTTGCGCTCTGTGGCGCCCTTTGGGAAGCTGCAGATCCGCTTCTGGAAGCCAAGCTATGCTATCAGCAATGGACAAACAATCACCTTACTTTTTAATATGCATTACAGCCGTTTACAATATATATCATCCGGTAAAACAACCGAAGAACAGCAACAGCACATTGTGTCTGCGCTTGATCAAGGCGTTTCTTGGATACAGATACGAATGAAAAACGCCGACGAGGACAGCCTCCGCAGGCTTATCCATAACATCGTTGCGCTGAAGCAAACATATACCTTTACCTTGATCGTCAACGACTATGCCCACTTGGCATTGGAAGTCGGCGTAGATGGCCTTCACCTCGGGTTAACGGATATGCCCTTGGCCGAGGCTAGAGCGCTTTTAGGCCCTCAAAAAATTATCGGCGGCACAGCGAACAGCGCGAGCGATGTGCAGCAGCGCATACAGGAGGGCTGCGACTACATCGGTCTGGGGCCGCTGCGCCACACCGATAGCAAAGAGAAGCTCAGCCCGATACTGGGTTTGGAGGGCTATCGATCCATCATGACGCATGTCGATGCCTCATCATTGCCGCCGGTCTTCGCCATCGGCGGCATCAAGGACAGCGACATCAAAGCCCTCCGACAGCTTGGCCTCTATGGTGTAGCCCTCTCCAAGCATATGCAGGATCATTTTGAAAACAAACAACATGTTAAACAGCTAAACACCTTATTATATGAACACGAAATTGACCATCGCGGATAG
- a CDS encoding thiazole synthase, protein MNTKLTIADRTFDSRLFLGTGKFGSAALMESAIHASKTEMVTVALKRIDLETNTDELLAHIPQQRIQLLPNTSGARTAKEAVLAAELAREAMETNFIKLEIHPDPKYLLPDPIETLHACEALAKAGFVVLPYIHADPVLCKRLEDVGTAAVMPLGSPIGSNQGLKTVDFLEIIIAQSAVPVIVDAGIGAPSDAAKAMEIGADAVLVNTAIATAHDPAMVAEAFALAVHAGRLAYQAKLRQGSAQASASSPLTNFLNTSYPHA, encoded by the coding sequence ATGAACACGAAATTGACCATCGCGGATAGAACTTTCGACTCGAGATTATTTCTGGGTACTGGAAAATTTGGATCAGCGGCGCTGATGGAATCCGCTATTCATGCTTCCAAAACCGAAATGGTGACGGTAGCCTTGAAGCGCATCGACTTAGAGACCAACACCGACGAGCTCTTGGCACACATCCCCCAACAGCGTATACAACTCTTGCCCAATACCTCTGGAGCACGCACAGCAAAAGAGGCGGTATTGGCAGCCGAGCTTGCGCGCGAGGCGATGGAAACCAACTTTATCAAGCTGGAAATACATCCCGATCCGAAATACCTGCTCCCCGACCCCATCGAAACGCTGCATGCCTGCGAAGCCCTAGCCAAAGCAGGATTCGTGGTATTGCCCTATATCCATGCAGACCCCGTGTTATGCAAAAGATTGGAAGATGTCGGCACCGCCGCCGTCATGCCCTTAGGCTCGCCCATAGGGAGTAACCAAGGCTTAAAGACCGTGGACTTCCTCGAAATCATCATCGCACAGAGTGCCGTCCCTGTTATCGTCGATGCCGGTATTGGCGCGCCATCCGACGCCGCCAAGGCTATGGAAATAGGGGCCGACGCCGTACTGGTGAATACCGCCATCGCTACCGCCCATGATCCTGCCATGGTAGCCGAAGCATTTGCGCTCGCCGTCCACGCCGGACGCTTGGCCTATCAAGCCAAGCTACGCCAAGGTAGCGCGCAGGCGTCTGCAAGCAGTCCATTGACCAACTTTCTAAACACATCCTACCCGCATGCCTAA